A stretch of DNA from Paenibacillus albus:
CTTCAGCTTCCAGCAATATAAACTCGTTACGGCGGGAGAAGGCGGCTTGGTCGCGACGAGTAACGACCGCATTTATTCGCGCGCCAGCATCTACCACGATTCGGCGTTCGTTTACTGGGGAACCGAGCGGCAGCAAACCTATGAAGCCATTCCAGGCGAGAATTATCGGCTCAGCGAATTAAACGCGGCGCTCGCTCTGGCGCAGTCCCAGCGAATCGACTCGATAATTGCGAAGCTGCGGGAGATCAAAGGAGCAATCGTGAACTGTATTGCTGACATCCCGTCCATCCAGTTGCAGCGAATTCCAGATCCAGAAGGCGATGTATCGTACAGTCTCGTCTTCTACTTGAAGGATGCGGAAGAAGCGCAAAGCTTCTCAGCCCGCCTTGCGGCGGAAGGCATCCCGAACGGGACAATCAACAATAATGGTTTTGCCGACCGGCATATTTACACGAACTGGTCGTATGTATTAGACAAGCGCGGCGTCTCCGAACGCGACAATCCTTGGACTTGCGCAAGCTATAAGGGCAATGTGGAATATTCACGGGATATGTGCCCTAACACGCTGAACTGGCTCGGACGCGCCATCGCCATCTCCCTGCATCAGCGGATGACAGAAGAGGATGTATCCGACGTCGTGCACGCCATCCGTAAAGTGGCGGATTCAATGGACTGAACACACGAATAGTTCCCTATAAAAAGGAGACCCGCTGGCAACGGGCCGCGGGTCTTAAAAGAATATATATAATAGGGGGTTGAGTCTTATTATAGAGAGCGAAGATTAAAACAAGATGAAAATGGCATTGCAGTTCCATTACAATTGCGTGTCAGAACGATACTAATTCGTGGCTGCTGCGGCTGCAATGCCTAGGCCAGCTTAGGCAGCAGTCCTCCGCCAAGCAGATCTCCCGGTTCAAATCCTTGTCCGTCGGTTACAATGTGACCCGCCCCGCTAAAACGCGTACCGTCCTCCATGAAAATAATAGCAAGAGCACGGCGCGGCTTGTCGCTCGAATTCGCATGCGCGAAGTGGAAGGTCATGCCGTCATGAAACGTGCAGCTGCCTGCTTTCATGCGACAAATGACTGCCGTGTTGCGATCCAGCTCCTTCGCGCCCTCCTGCTCAAAAATATCTTCCGGCGTGACAAGATCAACGCCTTTCAAATTGCGGATCTTCTGCGATTTCGGCACGAACATCATACAACCGTTGTTCTCATCGACGTCATCGAGCGCGACCCAGATCGAGAACGCAACCATCGGCTTATCGCCTTCGACCGGCCAATACGGGCGATCCTGATGCCATGGCGTTACTTTGGAATCGCCGGGCATCTTTAGCAGCGCATGATCGTGGAATAGCCGAATACCTTCAAAGCCAGTCAGCTGCTTGCCCATATCCGCAAAACGCTCACCTAGCACAAACCGCGCCATGCCGCCATGATCACGCCATGTGTTTACGCGCTGATTCAGCACTTTGTAATACGCGCCTCCCGCTTCAGATGTCTGAACACCCCGTCCGCCCTGCGCGTTCATCGTCTCATCCATATGCTGGCGAAGCTCCTCCAGCTCCTCTGGCGACAGCACATTATCAATCTGAACAAAACCATTCTCTTGATAAAATTTGACCTTATCTTCGCTAAGCTGAATCTTCGAACTGATCATAAATGAAACGCCCCTTCACGCTTTAGGATATACCTCTACTTTACCTCTGAAAGCGGTATCCTTCTTGGAGGATATGGGGAAAAACTAAGACGATCTGCCAAAGCACAAAATAAAAAGGCTGCTCCAAGGTATCGAGATGCCCCGGAACAGCCTTTTCTGCTATTTATTTCGCAGCATTCGCCTTCTCGACAAACTCATCCGTGAATGCCTTGGAAACGTCTTGAGATTTCTTGATGACGCCGAGGTCGAGCAGCTGTTTGTTCATTTCTTCCCAACGCTCCGTCGTCATTGTGCCTACGCCCTTCGTTTCAGCGTCGCCTCCGTAAACAAGCGGCTGCAGCGCCTTCGCGCTGTAGGCGAACCGATCGAGGCTCTCATCCGGATTTTCCTTCAAGATGCTAGGGTTAATTTCATCCGAGTGATCCTTGTAATAGTTCCAGCCCTTTATCGTCGCGTCAACGAATGCCTGCACCTCATCCGGATGCTCCTTCAGGAACGACTCAGACGTAATCATCACGTTGGCGTATGGCGAATAACCATAGTCCGCGATCAGCAGACTGCCGACCTTTACGCCCTCTTGGCTGAGTACGTAGGGCTCGGCCGTGATGTAGCTTTGCACCACGGACTTGTCGTCGGCCATGAAGGAAGCAAGCTCGTAATTGTATTTCATTTGCGTCGTCTTGCTCAGGTCAAATTTCTTCTTTAAAAACTCCCAATAGGTTACGCCATTGCTGACGTACACCTTTCGCCCGTTCAAATCCGCGATACTCTTAATACCTTGCCCCTCATGATAAGTAAATGATTGCGGACTCTTCTGGAACGTGCCGAGAATCGCGACAACCGGAATCCCTTGATCCCGAGCGACCAACACTTCATCGCTTGAGCTCATAGCGAATTGAGCTTTGCCCGAGAGGAGGAGCTGCGTTCCCGACACGTTGACTCCCGGGGTAATCGTCATATCGAAGCCGGCGTCCTTGTAGAAGCCTTTGGCCAAAGCCGTGTAGTTGCCGCCATGCTCCGCCTGTGCGTACCAGTTCGTAATTTGGGTGATCGGAATAAGCGCCTTGCCGGAGTTCTCGGATGTGGAGGAAGACGTATCGGCTGTTGTATCAGTCGGCGTATCGGTCGATGCAGGAGCCGTTGTTTCCTGCGAGGCATTCGAGCTGTTGCCTGAGCTATTGCCCGAGTCGGATGAACAAGCCGCAACAAGCAGCATCAGCATCAGAACGATTACAGTCGGTATGAAGCTTTTGGGGAATTTCACAGTACGATCTCTTTTTTTATCCATCGTTTTTCCCTCCACTTTTCTCTTTAAGTTCGCTTGTCGTTTCCATTCATGACCCAAAACCCTACTCTTGCTTCATGTCAATCGCAAGCCGGCTTTCCTGCACCATCGCGCTAACCCATCGGCCTTGAACAGCCACCCAGCGGGACGGAGATCCCTCAATCAGCAGCTGTTCCGCGTTCCCGGCATCCAGAACGGCCAGATCGGCCGAGCATCCTTCTCGGATCCCATAAGACGCCGTTAGCCCCATCAGGGTAGCAGGCGTTTCTGTAATCATGCGGAGCAATACGTCCGGATCGTCCGCAGACCCCATCTGAGCGGCATAGGCGGTTAACAAGGCGATCTGCGCCAAATCTCCCTTTCCGAAGGGATGGAACGGATCTCGTATGTTATCCGATGCCGCCGCCGTGGCGACGCCTGCTTGCAGGAGCTCCTTGACTCTCGTCACCCCCCTTCGAATCGGACCGTCATCGGCCCTTCCTTGCAAATATAGGTTCGCAGCCGGAAGCGTCACCGCCCCGAGCTTCGCAAGGGCCATTTCTTCGATAATCGGCCAAGCCTCGCTGCTCGGCATGCTCGAGAGCGAACACAGATGGCCTGCCGTTACGCGGCCTTCGTAGCCATGCTCTCTTGTCATCCGAGCGATCGGAATGACAGTGCGGACGTTCGGATCGTCTCTCTCATCCACGTGCAAATCGATGGGTACATCGAGGCGCGCCGCAGTATCGAACAGATGTCGGATGTCTGCATCCGGATCGGGGTTTAAATGAGGACAGCCGCCGATTCCATCCATCCCCAGCCCGATCAGTTCCTCGGCCAGCTCCGCTGTCTCGCGCGGCGACTGACCAAACGACAGCATCGGGAACAGCTGCAGCCGGACAAGCCCCTTCAGAGCCTCCTTCGCTTCGAGCGCCGCCTCCACAGTTCGGAACATGATGTCTCTCCCGAGCCAAGCATGCATATCCAAATGCGTTCGCATATGCACCGTGCCTTGCCGTAATCCCATCATGGCCGTGCGGATAATCCGCTCGCGGATTTCCTCCTTGGAAAAGCGAGCCACATGCTGTCCGTAGTTGGAAATCGCCTCCAGAAGCGTGCCTGATGCATTGCCCACCTGCGGGAGCGACAATGCTTTGTCCAAATGCATATGCATGTCGGCGAAGCCCGGCACCGCGATTCGGCCTTCGAGATCCACAGTGGCGGCAGTGAAACCATCCGCACCGATCGCTTCCTTCGAAGCGATCGAAACCGCATCATCGAGAATGACTCGCTCTGCACTGGCATCAACCGTTCTCCATACGCCATCTTCCGCAATCAACTCGTACAAACGGTTGTCCCCGTTTAGCGGCAAGCGGGCGTTTATAATGTGGAGCCTGCCTGCGCGCATCAGTTATCCCTCCCCAGCTCGGACTCGTGCCAGGAGCTGAGCAGCAGCTTGGAAATTCGATTCACAATGAGGAAGAAGGCGATGCCCATGAGGGATGCCGACAGTCCGCAGGCGAACAGATACGCCGTATTCATCCGTACGGCCGCCACAGTGATGGCGTATCCGAGACCGCCTTTGCTGCCGCCGACGCCTGCCATATATTCGCCGACGATCGCGCCGATGACGGACAGCGTAGCCGAGATTTTGAGGCCTGCGAGCATATACGGCAATGCGGCGGGAATCCGCAGCTTCCACATCATTTGAAGAGGGGAAGCGTTATAGAGGAAGAACAGGTTCTTCATATTGTGGTCGGTCGAGTTAAGGCCGATCAGCGTATTCGACAGCATCGGGAAGAAGCCGATAAGGAATGTAATGAACACGATGGCGTTGAGGCCGGCTCCAAACCAGATGACGATGATCGGGGCAATCGCAATGATCGGAATGGTCTGCAGGACGATCGCATACGGGTACACGCTTTTTTCAACCCATTTGGAGCTCGCCAGCAGCACCGCTCCCAAGACGCCTAGAATGAGGCTAAAAACAAAACCGATTAGCGTCTCATAGGCTGTCGTCCACAGGGAAGCGAGAAGACTAGATCCATTCTCCACCGCAGATCTCACGATGTCCGTCGGCCTTGGCACAAGGAAGATGGGAACATCGAACAACCGGCAAACCCACTCCCAGCCTCCCACGAAAATAACGAAGGCAGCGAGCGACGGCAAATAGCCAGCCGTCTTCCTGATCCATTCACGGCGAATCGGCGTTTTAAGCGAAGCAGATGCAGAATAATCTTTGGTGACGAGCGGCATGTCTGTGATGGTTTTTTCCATGCGATTGAACCTCCTTCTTGGTAATCCGCCGGTTACGCCGGGTCGGCAACGAGCTTACCTGGATTCAGCAGGCCAAGCGGATCGTTGACTCGCTTCCGTTCGACCATTCCGCTGAATGTCGCGCTGCGGGGGCTGACGGCCCAGGTGTGCGGATCGGAAACCGACACTTCGATCGATTCGAAATAGTCGACAATTTCGTAGAGCCGCTCCTCAGTCGAATACTTAATAACCGGCAGCGCGACCGGGATAATGTTACCTCCCGCCATCATCCACTCCATATGGATCAGCACTTCGTCCGCGAATTTGCCTTTAATCAAGGCAAGCTGCTCCATGAAGCCAGATGCCGATAGGCCCGACTGCAGGTACGTATAGGTCGGATCTGCGCGCAGCGACCATAGCGTCGTGTGGTTCCATGTAAAGTCGGACAAGCTGACGCCTTTGCGATATTGCGAAGGCTCTTTGACATATCCCATCCTGCCCCGAGCTTGCTTCGCATGTGCGTGCACCTCTTCAAGATACCCCGCTTCCGTCTCCAGCAGTACCGCGGCGGAGTCTCTCTCCAACTGCTTCTTCAGTGGTGTAAAGTAACTCGGCAGCGGCCATTCGCTAAGGCTGACCATTCGTTTGGGAATAGAAGCATCATTCGCGACCGCGTTGCCGAAGAGCGCAGCATCCTCCAGGCTGTCGAATTGAAAGATGGATTCTTGCCATGACTTTGCAGGCGCAAGAGGAATGACAACCTCGGTTACGATGCCCGTCGTTCCATAGCTGTGGATGTAATGCTGCACCTCCGGCCCCGTCACGACCATTCGCTTCGGCGACTGCTCCATCGTATAAATCACCGCTTCCAGAACGTTGCCATCCCAGAGATTCCCCCAAGTAATGGAACCGATGCCCCCAGAGCCGCCGCTGATAAACCCTCCGATCGTCGCGACCATCAGCGTGCTTGGATAGATGCGGAGCTCCTGCCCGGATTCACGCGCCGCCTTTTCCAACAACCCCAGCTTCACGCCGCATTGGCAGCGTGCATAACCGTCACCGATTTCAATGATGGAGTTAAGTCCGCTAACATCAAGCAGAATCCCCCCATCCAGAGGAACTGCCTGCCCATAGTTCCCGGTTCCGGCGCCGCGAGGCGTGATCGGAATCCGATGAGCGTAAGCGTACGCGAGCGTCTTCGCCACATCTTCCTCGTTCTCGGCCTTAACGACACCATCGGCGAGCTTCCCTTTCAGCTTCCCATCCAGCACCGGGGAGTACCAATAATAGTCCTTCGACAGCTTCTCGACCACAGAGGATTCAAGTAAAAGCTTGCTCTCTCCCAGCAGCTCGGCAGCGCCGCTCTCCCACCCTTTACTCATACTCTCCACCTGCCTCCTAATGTTTTAACGAACCGGATACTTCGCGCACCAGCTCTCCGAAACGAGCCGTGGTGCGGAATTCAACGTCCCGCGGGAATGAAACATCGATCGGAATGATATCCGACACCTTGCCCGGACGAGGCGTCATAACGACGACCCGCGTCGATAGAAACACCGCTTCGAACACGTTATGCGTAACGAAGAGCACCGTCATGGACTTCTCCTGCTCCCAGATCGCCAGCAATTCGTCTTGAAGCGTCTGCCTCGTAATTTCATCCAATGCGCCGAACGGCTCATCCATCAGCAGCAGCTTCGGCTTAGACACGAGCGCCCTCGCAATCGATACACGCATCTTCATGCCGCCGGACAGCATGCGGGGAAGGGCCTTCGTGTAGTCCTTCAGCCCAACGAGCTCCAGCACCCGCTCCGCCTCTTCCCTGCAGGACTTCTTCGAATCGCCCCGCAGCTTAAGCGGGAGCATGACGTTCTCAATGACGGACGTCCACGGCAGCAGCGTGTGCTCCTGGAATACGAAAGCCGTACCGTTGTCTTTGCGGGCATCCTTCGGCGATTTGCCGAGAATTTCAAGCCGCCCCGAGGTCGGCTCGCTCAGCCCGGTGATGAGCTTGAATATCGTCGATTTGCCGCAGCCGGAAGGGCCGACGAAGGAGACGAACTCCCCCTTGGTCAAATTCAGATTGACTTCCTGCAGCGCGACCGTTCCGTTTGGGTAAACCTTGGATAATCCTTGCATGCGTACGATCGATTCTTGACTGAGGTCTATCCCGGTATCGGCGACCTTGCTATCCAACATCTCCATTCATAAACGCCTCCCGCCATACGAAGTGAATGTCCTATTGTACCTATTTCTTTAGACTGCTCATTTCAAAGCTCGCCAGCTCGAGCAGCGCGCCGGCCATGGCCAATCCGCCTCGACGCAGCAGCAGTTCACCGTACTCCGCGTCCGCCAGCTTGGCGTTGCCTGCAATGCCAGATTTCGAAATATCGCTCATGAGCCAAGCGAAGGCCTTCGATCGGAATTGCAGCTGCATCGAGGAAGGCAGATTCGGAGTTTCGTCGGGAGCTGCATTCATATTGACCCAATGCTTTCTCGCCGCCAGCACGAGCGAGGTTTCAACCTCTCCGCCGTGAATATCGAGCGACGGCTCCCGGTATTGCAGCGCCACCGGATCGGCCGTCGCATTCACGTGCAATTGATAAACGATAAGTCCGGTTTCCTTGCGAATGTCGCGCCCCATTAGATTCAGCAGATCGACGTTGCCGCCGTGCGTATTATA
This window harbors:
- a CDS encoding DegT/DnrJ/EryC1/StrS family aminotransferase produces the protein MTTTNSGPVRTKPWDFGFISTEEFSELEKEYVMRVLEKKRVFRYIGQDIENSEAFKLEDLYRKRITTSHCLAVNSGTSALIAALVGADIGPGDEVIVPGYTYIATAAAVLAARAVPVIVEVDDTLTMDPRSFEAAITPHTKAVIPVHMRGVPCQMNEILDIAKAHGLTVIEDVAQANGGSYQGRPLGSMGDAGCFSFQQYKLVTAGEGGLVATSNDRIYSRASIYHDSAFVYWGTERQQTYEAIPGENYRLSELNAALALAQSQRIDSIIAKLREIKGAIVNCIADIPSIQLQRIPDPEGDVSYSLVFYLKDAEEAQSFSARLAAEGIPNGTINNNGFADRHIYTNWSYVLDKRGVSERDNPWTCASYKGNVEYSRDMCPNTLNWLGRAIAISLHQRMTEEDVSDVVHAIRKVADSMD
- a CDS encoding phytanoyl-CoA dioxygenase family protein encodes the protein MISSKIQLSEDKVKFYQENGFVQIDNVLSPEELEELRQHMDETMNAQGGRGVQTSEAGGAYYKVLNQRVNTWRDHGGMARFVLGERFADMGKQLTGFEGIRLFHDHALLKMPGDSKVTPWHQDRPYWPVEGDKPMVAFSIWVALDDVDENNGCMMFVPKSQKIRNLKGVDLVTPEDIFEQEGAKELDRNTAVICRMKAGSCTFHDGMTFHFAHANSSDKPRRALAIIFMEDGTRFSGAGHIVTDGQGFEPGDLLGGGLLPKLA
- a CDS encoding ABC transporter substrate-binding protein; amino-acid sequence: MDKKRDRTVKFPKSFIPTVIVLMLMLLVAACSSDSGNSSGNSSNASQETTAPASTDTPTDTTADTSSSTSENSGKALIPITQITNWYAQAEHGGNYTALAKGFYKDAGFDMTITPGVNVSGTQLLLSGKAQFAMSSSDEVLVARDQGIPVVAILGTFQKSPQSFTYHEGQGIKSIADLNGRKVYVSNGVTYWEFLKKKFDLSKTTQMKYNYELASFMADDKSVVQSYITAEPYVLSQEGVKVGSLLIADYGYSPYANVMITSESFLKEHPDEVQAFVDATIKGWNYYKDHSDEINPSILKENPDESLDRFAYSAKALQPLVYGGDAETKGVGTMTTERWEEMNKQLLDLGVIKKSQDVSKAFTDEFVEKANAAK
- a CDS encoding amidohydrolase family protein codes for the protein MRAGRLHIINARLPLNGDNRLYELIAEDGVWRTVDASAERVILDDAVSIASKEAIGADGFTAATVDLEGRIAVPGFADMHMHLDKALSLPQVGNASGTLLEAISNYGQHVARFSKEEIRERIIRTAMMGLRQGTVHMRTHLDMHAWLGRDIMFRTVEAALEAKEALKGLVRLQLFPMLSFGQSPRETAELAEELIGLGMDGIGGCPHLNPDPDADIRHLFDTAARLDVPIDLHVDERDDPNVRTVIPIARMTREHGYEGRVTAGHLCSLSSMPSSEAWPIIEEMALAKLGAVTLPAANLYLQGRADDGPIRRGVTRVKELLQAGVATAAASDNIRDPFHPFGKGDLAQIALLTAYAAQMGSADDPDVLLRMITETPATLMGLTASYGIREGCSADLAVLDAGNAEQLLIEGSPSRWVAVQGRWVSAMVQESRLAIDMKQE
- a CDS encoding ABC transporter permease; its protein translation is MEKTITDMPLVTKDYSASASLKTPIRREWIRKTAGYLPSLAAFVIFVGGWEWVCRLFDVPIFLVPRPTDIVRSAVENGSSLLASLWTTAYETLIGFVFSLILGVLGAVLLASSKWVEKSVYPYAIVLQTIPIIAIAPIIVIWFGAGLNAIVFITFLIGFFPMLSNTLIGLNSTDHNMKNLFFLYNASPLQMMWKLRIPAALPYMLAGLKISATLSVIGAIVGEYMAGVGGSKGGLGYAITVAAVRMNTAYLFACGLSASLMGIAFFLIVNRISKLLLSSWHESELGRDN
- a CDS encoding FAD-binding oxidoreductase, translating into MSKGWESGAAELLGESKLLLESSVVEKLSKDYYWYSPVLDGKLKGKLADGVVKAENEEDVAKTLAYAYAHRIPITPRGAGTGNYGQAVPLDGGILLDVSGLNSIIEIGDGYARCQCGVKLGLLEKAARESGQELRIYPSTLMVATIGGFISGGSGGIGSITWGNLWDGNVLEAVIYTMEQSPKRMVVTGPEVQHYIHSYGTTGIVTEVVIPLAPAKSWQESIFQFDSLEDAALFGNAVANDASIPKRMVSLSEWPLPSYFTPLKKQLERDSAAVLLETEAGYLEEVHAHAKQARGRMGYVKEPSQYRKGVSLSDFTWNHTTLWSLRADPTYTYLQSGLSASGFMEQLALIKGKFADEVLIHMEWMMAGGNIIPVALPVIKYSTEERLYEIVDYFESIEVSVSDPHTWAVSPRSATFSGMVERKRVNDPLGLLNPGKLVADPA
- a CDS encoding ABC transporter ATP-binding protein — its product is MEMLDSKVADTGIDLSQESIVRMQGLSKVYPNGTVALQEVNLNLTKGEFVSFVGPSGCGKSTIFKLITGLSEPTSGRLEILGKSPKDARKDNGTAFVFQEHTLLPWTSVIENVMLPLKLRGDSKKSCREEAERVLELVGLKDYTKALPRMLSGGMKMRVSIARALVSKPKLLLMDEPFGALDEITRQTLQDELLAIWEQEKSMTVLFVTHNVFEAVFLSTRVVVMTPRPGKVSDIIPIDVSFPRDVEFRTTARFGELVREVSGSLKH
- a CDS encoding creatininase family protein is translated as MLTRNSGKAWDTHFLPRLSRKQVAELDKEDAIVVLPIGAVEQHGPHLPTYTDTLINESFLTYGFEALPDEAPVWLLPPLPYGKSTEHLGHPGTISLSAATLMAVLMDIAKSLQLSGFRKLVFYNTHGGNVDLLNLMGRDIRKETGLIVYQLHVNATADPVALQYREPSLDIHGGEVETSLVLAARKHWVNMNAAPDETPNLPSSMQLQFRSKAFAWLMSDISKSGIAGNAKLADAEYGELLLRRGGLAMAGALLELASFEMSSLKK